Proteins encoded by one window of Pecten maximus chromosome 15, xPecMax1.1, whole genome shotgun sequence:
- the LOC117343551 gene encoding uncharacterized protein LOC117343551 isoform X10, with protein sequence MYKTSPSVVYITSGQLVNMYRLHQVWCTCTDFTKCGVHVQTSPSVVYITSGQLVNMYRLHQVWCTCTDFTKCGVHHIRTVGKHIQTSPSVVYITSEQLINIYRLHQVWCTCTDFTKCGVHVQDFTKCGVHVQDFTKCGVHHIRTVGKHVQDFTKCGVHVQTSPSVVYMYRLHKVWCTCTDFTKCDVHHIRTVGKHVQTSPSVVYMYRLHQVWCTCTDFTKCGVHHIRTVGKHVQDFTKCGVHHIRTVGKHVQTSPSVVYMYRLHQVWRTCTDFTKCDVHHIRTVGKHVQTSPSVAYITSGQLVNMYRLHQV encoded by the exons ATGTACAAGACTTCACCAAGTGTGGTGTAC ATCACATCAGGACAGTTGGTAAAC ATGTACAGACTTCACCaagtgtggtgtacatgtacagacttCACCAAGTGTGGTGTAC ATGTACAGACTTCACCAAGTGTGGTGTACATCACATCAGGACAGTTGGTAAACATGTACAGACTTCACCaagtgtggtgtac ATGTACAGACTTCACCAAGTGTGGTGTACATCACATCAGGACAGTTGGTAAACATATACAGACTTCACCAAGTGTGGTGTACATCACATCAGAACAGTTGATAAACATATACAGACTTCACCaagtgtggtgtacatgtacagacttcaccaagtgtggtgtacatgtacaagacTTCACCAAGTGTGGCGTACATGTACAAGACTTCACCAAGTGTGGTGTACATCACATCAGAACAGTTGGTAAACATGTACAAGACTTCACCAAGTGTGGTGTAC ATGTACAGACTTCACCaagtgtggtgtacatgtacagacttCACAaagtgtggtgtacatgtacagacttCACCAAGTGTGACGTACATCACATCAGGACAGTTGGTAAACATGTACAGACTTCACCAAGTGTGGTGTAC ATGTACAGACTTCACCaagtgtggtgtacatgtacagacttCACCAAGTGTGGCGTACATCACATCAGGACAGTTGGTAAACATGTACAAGACTTCACCaagtgtggtgtac ATCACATCAGGACAGTTGGTAAAC ATGTACAGACTTCACCaagtgtggtgtacatgtacagacttCACCAAGTGTGGCGTACATGTACAGACTTCACCAAGTGTGACGTACATCACATCAGGACAGTTGGTAAACATGTACAGACTTCACCAAGTGTGGCGTACATCACATCAGGACAGTTGGTAAACATGTACAGACTTCACCAAGTGTGA
- the LOC117343551 gene encoding uncharacterized protein LOC117343551 isoform X7: MNRLHQVWCTCTDFTKCGVHHIRTVGKHVQTSPSVVYITSEQLVNMYKTSPSVVYITSGQLVNMYRLHQVWCTCTDFTKCGVHVQTSPSVVYITSGQLVNMYRLHQVWCTCTDFTKCGVHHIRTVGKHIQTSPSVVYITSEQLINIYRLHQVWCTCTDFTKCGVHVQDFTKCGVHVQDFTKCGVHHIRTVGKHVQDFTKCGVHVQTSPSVVYMYRLHKVWCTCTDFTKCDVHHIRTVGKHVQTSPSVVYMYRLHQVWCTCTDFTKCGVHHIRTVGKHVQDFTKCGVHHIRTVGKHVQTSPSVVYMYRLHQVWRTCTDFTKCDVHHIRTVGKHVQTSPSVAYITSGQLVNMYRLHQV; this comes from the exons at GAACAGACTTCACCaagtgtggtgtacatgtacagacttCACCAAGTGTGGTGTACATCACATCAGAACAGTTGGTAAACATGTACAGACTTCACCAAGTGTGGTGTACATCACATCAGAACAGTTGGTAAACATGTACAAGACTTCACCAAGTGTGGTGTAC ATCACATCAGGACAGTTGGTAAAC ATGTACAGACTTCACCaagtgtggtgtacatgtacagacttCACCAAGTGTGGTGTAC ATGTACAGACTTCACCAAGTGTGGTGTACATCACATCAGGACAGTTGGTAAACATGTACAGACTTCACCaagtgtggtgtac ATGTACAGACTTCACCAAGTGTGGTGTACATCACATCAGGACAGTTGGTAAACATATACAGACTTCACCAAGTGTGGTGTACATCACATCAGAACAGTTGATAAACATATACAGACTTCACCaagtgtggtgtacatgtacagacttcaccaagtgtggtgtacatgtacaagacTTCACCAAGTGTGGCGTACATGTACAAGACTTCACCAAGTGTGGTGTACATCACATCAGAACAGTTGGTAAACATGTACAAGACTTCACCAAGTGTGGTGTAC ATGTACAGACTTCACCaagtgtggtgtacatgtacagacttCACAaagtgtggtgtacatgtacagacttCACCAAGTGTGACGTACATCACATCAGGACAGTTGGTAAACATGTACAGACTTCACCAAGTGTGGTGTAC ATGTACAGACTTCACCaagtgtggtgtacatgtacagacttCACCAAGTGTGGCGTACATCACATCAGGACAGTTGGTAAACATGTACAAGACTTCACCaagtgtggtgtac ATCACATCAGGACAGTTGGTAAAC ATGTACAGACTTCACCaagtgtggtgtacatgtacagacttCACCAAGTGTGGCGTACATGTACAGACTTCACCAAGTGTGACGTACATCACATCAGGACAGTTGGTAAACATGTACAGACTTCACCAAGTGTGGCGTACATCACATCAGGACAGTTGGTAAACATGTACAGACTTCACCAAGTGTGA
- the LOC117343551 gene encoding uncharacterized protein LOC117343551 isoform X12, with protein MYKTSPSVVYMYRLHQVWCTCTDFTKCGVHVQTSPSVVYITSGQLVNMYRLHQVWCTCTDFTKCGVHHIRTVGKHIQTSPSVVYITSEQLINIYRLHQVWCTCTDFTKCGVHVQDFTKCGVHVQDFTKCGVHHIRTVGKHVQDFTKCGVHVQTSPSVVYMYRLHKVWCTCTDFTKCDVHHIRTVGKHVQTSPSVVYMYRLHQVWCTCTDFTKCGVHHIRTVGKHVQDFTKCGVHHIRTVGKHVQTSPSVVYMYRLHQVWRTCTDFTKCDVHHIRTVGKHVQTSPSVAYITSGQLVNMYRLHQV; from the exons atgtacaagacTTCACCAAGTGTGGTGTAC ATGTACAGACTTCACCaagtgtggtgtacatgtacagacttCACCAAGTGTGGTGTAC ATGTACAGACTTCACCAAGTGTGGTGTACATCACATCAGGACAGTTGGTAAACATGTACAGACTTCACCaagtgtggtgtac ATGTACAGACTTCACCAAGTGTGGTGTACATCACATCAGGACAGTTGGTAAACATATACAGACTTCACCAAGTGTGGTGTACATCACATCAGAACAGTTGATAAACATATACAGACTTCACCaagtgtggtgtacatgtacagacttcaccaagtgtggtgtacatgtacaagacTTCACCAAGTGTGGCGTACATGTACAAGACTTCACCAAGTGTGGTGTACATCACATCAGAACAGTTGGTAAACATGTACAAGACTTCACCAAGTGTGGTGTAC ATGTACAGACTTCACCaagtgtggtgtacatgtacagacttCACAaagtgtggtgtacatgtacagacttCACCAAGTGTGACGTACATCACATCAGGACAGTTGGTAAACATGTACAGACTTCACCAAGTGTGGTGTAC ATGTACAGACTTCACCaagtgtggtgtacatgtacagacttCACCAAGTGTGGCGTACATCACATCAGGACAGTTGGTAAACATGTACAAGACTTCACCaagtgtggtgtac ATCACATCAGGACAGTTGGTAAAC ATGTACAGACTTCACCaagtgtggtgtacatgtacagacttCACCAAGTGTGGCGTACATGTACAGACTTCACCAAGTGTGACGTACATCACATCAGGACAGTTGGTAAACATGTACAGACTTCACCAAGTGTGGCGTACATCACATCAGGACAGTTGGTAAACATGTACAGACTTCACCAAGTGTGA